In Cystobacter fuscus DSM 2262, one DNA window encodes the following:
- a CDS encoding alkyl/aryl-sulfatase: MGTEPDLTITDKDGNVVWSLKPYQFIQGREAPPTVNPSLWRQAQLNMQNGLFKVTDGIYQVRGYDLSVMTIIEGKTGTLVVDPLITEETGRAAYALYEKHRGQRPVRAVIYTHSHVDHYGGVKGVVSEADVKAGKVRILAPENFLEYAVSENVYAGNAMNRRSVYMYGPLLDRGPEGQVDAGLGKTISARGTVTLIPPTDTIRETGDKRTLDGVELVFLMAPNTEAPTEMMFYLPKKKALCAAEDATHTLHNLYTLRGAEVRSAMNWWKYLNEAIDTYGAKAEVVFSSHHWPVWGRERLVSYLEKQRDAYKFLNDQALHLMNQGYTMNEVAEALTLPDSLSHEWFLRGYYGSVNHDAKAVYQKYLGWYDSNPAHLHPLPPEQAARRYVEFMGGAQLVMDKARNAYAQGDYRWVAEVMNHVIFADPDNTQARHLQADALEQMGYQTENATWRNEYLTGAFELRHGVPRTPHVQSTSPDTLRALPTDMYLDYLGIRLNARKALGQELGFHLRFTDTRENYALTLQNSVLIYSTRKQLPRPDATLTLTRTVLDDINLKKLTFDEAISSGKIKVQGDVRKFKALMEMLDDFDPSFDIVTPGKPLPGQAPMGVGGAGGQQP, encoded by the coding sequence ATGGGAACCGAGCCCGACCTCACCATCACGGACAAGGACGGCAATGTCGTCTGGAGCTTGAAGCCCTACCAGTTCATCCAGGGCCGGGAGGCGCCCCCCACCGTCAATCCCAGCCTGTGGCGGCAGGCCCAGCTCAACATGCAGAATGGCCTGTTCAAGGTCACCGACGGCATCTATCAGGTGCGCGGCTATGACTTGTCGGTGATGACCATCATCGAGGGCAAGACCGGAACCCTCGTCGTCGATCCGCTCATCACCGAGGAGACTGGCAGGGCGGCCTATGCCCTCTACGAGAAGCACCGGGGACAGCGGCCAGTTCGCGCCGTCATCTATACCCACAGCCATGTGGACCACTATGGCGGCGTGAAGGGCGTGGTGTCGGAGGCGGACGTGAAGGCGGGCAAGGTCAGGATCCTCGCTCCGGAGAACTTCCTCGAGTACGCCGTCAGCGAGAACGTCTACGCGGGCAACGCCATGAACCGCCGCTCCGTATATATGTATGGGCCGCTGCTCGACCGAGGGCCGGAGGGACAGGTGGACGCCGGCCTGGGAAAGACCATCTCCGCCAGGGGGACCGTGACGCTCATCCCTCCCACCGACACCATCCGCGAGACGGGCGACAAGCGGACCCTCGATGGGGTGGAGCTGGTCTTCCTCATGGCACCGAACACCGAGGCGCCCACGGAGATGATGTTCTACCTCCCGAAGAAGAAGGCGCTGTGCGCGGCGGAGGACGCCACCCATACCCTCCACAACCTCTACACCCTGCGGGGCGCGGAGGTGCGCAGCGCCATGAACTGGTGGAAGTACCTCAACGAGGCCATCGACACCTACGGCGCCAAGGCCGAGGTCGTCTTCAGCTCCCACCACTGGCCGGTCTGGGGAAGGGAGCGGCTGGTGTCATACCTGGAGAAGCAGCGGGATGCGTACAAGTTCCTCAACGACCAGGCGCTGCACCTGATGAACCAGGGCTACACGATGAACGAGGTCGCCGAGGCCCTGACGCTCCCGGATAGCCTGAGCCACGAGTGGTTCTTGCGGGGCTACTACGGCTCCGTGAATCACGACGCCAAGGCCGTGTATCAGAAATATCTCGGCTGGTACGACTCGAACCCCGCGCACCTGCATCCCTTGCCCCCCGAGCAGGCTGCCCGTCGTTATGTGGAGTTCATGGGAGGCGCCCAGTTGGTGATGGACAAGGCCCGGAACGCCTACGCGCAGGGCGACTACCGCTGGGTGGCGGAGGTGATGAATCACGTGATCTTCGCGGACCCGGACAACACCCAGGCCCGCCACCTCCAGGCGGACGCGCTCGAGCAGATGGGCTACCAGACGGAGAACGCCACCTGGCGCAACGAATACCTGACGGGAGCCTTCGAGCTCCGCCATGGCGTCCCCAGGACGCCGCACGTGCAGAGCACCAGCCCGGATACCCTCAGGGCGTTGCCCACGGACATGTACCTGGACTACCTCGGCATCCGGCTGAACGCGCGCAAGGCCCTCGGCCAGGAACTGGGCTTCCACCTGCGCTTCACCGATACCCGGGAAAACTACGCCCTCACCCTCCAGAACTCGGTGCTCATCTATTCCACCAGGAAGCAGCTTCCCAGGCCGGATGCCACGCTCACCCTCACGCGCACGGTCCTGGACGACATCAACCTGAAGAAGCTCACCTTCGACGAGGCCATCTCCTCCGGGAAGATCAAGGTCCAGGGCGACGTACGGAAGTTCAAGGCACTGATGGAGATGCTGGACGACTTTGATCCGTCCTTCGACATCGTCACGCCAGGCAAGCCACTGCCGGGCCAGGCACCCATGGGCGTGGGTGGAGCAGGTGGGCAGCAGCCATAG
- a CDS encoding lipase maturation factor family protein gives MPDWFHAPDFWIARLVLQRGLGLAYLIAFLVALEQFRPLLGERGLLPVPRFIARVRFRDAPSLFHFRYSDRLLVVVALAGILVSLTIVLGLPDAWPVPLTMAAWLVLWALYLSIVNVGQTFYAFGWESLLLEAGFLAAFLGPAWSAVPAPILWLFRWLLFRVEFGAGLIKMRGDPCWRDLTCLHYHHETQPMPNPLSWYFHHLPGPLHRLEVLGSHFVQLVAPLLLFFPQPIASFAGLVIVITQAWLMLSGNFSWLNVVTLVLAASAFDDAALARVLPLERAGTTVVAWHDGLVIAVTALVVVLSYRPARNLFSREQIMNASFDPLHLVNTYGAFGSITRERYEIVLEGTHDERLTPDTEWREYEFRGKPTDPKRRPSQWAPYHLRLDWLMWFAALSPRYAPRWFPPFVEKLLENDPATLRLLRHNPFADRPPRAIRAVLYRYRFTTWKERRDTGAWWTRTRLGEYLPPMALSGEDQDWVSDDS, from the coding sequence GTGCCAGATTGGTTCCACGCCCCGGATTTCTGGATCGCGCGGCTTGTCCTCCAGCGCGGCCTGGGGCTCGCCTACCTGATTGCCTTCCTGGTCGCGCTGGAGCAGTTCCGCCCATTGCTCGGTGAGCGGGGTCTGCTTCCCGTGCCGCGGTTCATCGCCAGGGTTCGCTTCCGCGACGCGCCCAGCCTGTTTCACTTCCGCTACTCTGATCGCCTGCTGGTCGTCGTCGCGCTCGCGGGCATCCTCGTGTCGCTCACGATCGTCCTGGGGCTGCCGGATGCCTGGCCGGTGCCGCTCACGATGGCGGCGTGGCTCGTGCTCTGGGCGCTCTACCTCTCCATCGTCAATGTCGGACAGACGTTCTACGCCTTCGGCTGGGAATCGCTGCTCCTCGAGGCGGGCTTCCTCGCCGCGTTCCTCGGCCCGGCTTGGAGCGCGGTGCCCGCGCCGATCCTCTGGCTGTTCCGGTGGCTGCTGTTCCGCGTGGAGTTCGGGGCCGGGCTCATCAAGATGCGGGGTGACCCCTGCTGGCGTGATCTCACCTGCCTCCACTACCACCATGAGACGCAGCCGATGCCGAACCCTCTCTCCTGGTACTTTCACCACCTGCCCGGGCCACTGCACCGGCTCGAGGTTCTCGGCAGCCACTTCGTCCAGCTCGTCGCGCCGCTCCTGCTTTTCTTCCCGCAGCCGATCGCCTCCTTCGCGGGGCTGGTGATTGTCATCACTCAGGCCTGGCTCATGCTGAGCGGTAACTTCTCGTGGCTCAACGTCGTGACCCTCGTGCTCGCCGCCTCGGCGTTCGACGATGCCGCACTCGCACGCGTTCTACCCCTCGAGAGGGCCGGCACCACGGTGGTGGCCTGGCACGACGGTCTGGTCATCGCGGTCACCGCGCTCGTCGTCGTGCTCTCGTACCGTCCCGCGCGCAACCTCTTCTCGCGGGAGCAGATCATGAACGCCAGCTTCGATCCACTCCACCTCGTGAACACGTACGGTGCCTTTGGCAGTATCACGCGCGAGCGCTACGAGATCGTTCTCGAGGGCACCCACGACGAGCGTCTCACGCCGGACACGGAGTGGCGTGAATATGAATTCCGAGGCAAGCCGACCGATCCGAAGCGGCGCCCGTCACAATGGGCGCCGTACCACCTGCGGCTCGATTGGCTCATGTGGTTCGCCGCGCTGTCGCCACGGTATGCGCCCAGGTGGTTCCCGCCGTTCGTGGAGAAACTCCTGGAGAACGACCCGGCGACCCTCCGCCTGTTGAGGCACAACCCCTTCGCGGATCGCCCGCCGCGCGCGATCCGTGCGGTCCTGTACCGCTACCGCTTCACGACCTGGAAGGAGCGGCGCGACACGGGCGCGTGGTGGACGCGCACGCGCCTGGGCGAGTACCTCCCGCCCATGGCGCTCAGCGGCGAGGACCAGGACTGGGTGTCAGACGATTCGTAG
- the rph gene encoding rifamycin-inactivating phosphotransferase, with amino-acid sequence MRAYVLDFREVDRTRILVVGGKGASLGELSRLEGIRVPDGFCVSTEAFKRILGEAPTMGGWLDRLSRLKAEDRDGIRELSAELRTLIEGLAIPEDVQEEITHFLSRLGEQAAYAVRSSATAEDLPTASFAGQQDTYLNVIGKPAILAHVSRCWASLFTERAVTYRLRHGFDHRKVHMAVVVQKMVVPRAAGTLFTAEPVTSNRKVSSIEAVFGLGEALVSGLVNADGYKVRNGQVTEKTVATKKLATWALADGGTRERAIEPERRNSPVLTDEQIVRLERQGRLIEGHFGHPQDIEWCLVDDAFYIVQSRPITTLYPIPEVGDRGNHVFISVGHQQMMTDPMKPLGLSLWQLTAARPMYAAGGRLFVDVSKELASPASRGVLLDVLGRSDPLIKDALMTLIERGDFIEPAPAAPPAPGPAQGKPGMSPAGAHPPIDDDPAIVADLIARSQTSIEALKRNIQTKSGTELLDFILEDIQHLRQSLLEPRSFSVIMAGMNASSWINEKMMAWLGEKNAADTLSQSVPNNITSEMGLALLDVADAIRPHPEVVEYLRTAKDEGFLEGLARLEGGQAAHDAISAYLDKFGMRCVGEIDVTRTRWRERPTTLVPLILGNIKAFEPGASSRKFEQGRQEASKKEQELLARLKQLPDGEQKAGEAQRMISRLRNFIGYREYPKYFIVNHYFLCKQALLKEADRLVQAHVIHEKEDIYYLTFQELREVVRTNQLDGQIVSRRKDEHERYRKLTPPRVITSDGEIVAGAYKRADLPAGAIVGLPVSSGVVEGRARVLLDMADADLEAGDILVTSFTDPSWTPLFVSIKGLVTEVGGLMTHGAVIAREYGLPAVVGVEQATRLIQDGQRIRVHGTEGYVEILSWPGQPDR; translated from the coding sequence ATGAGGGCTTACGTGCTTGATTTCCGGGAGGTCGACCGAACCCGAATCCTGGTTGTCGGGGGGAAAGGCGCGAGCCTGGGGGAGCTTTCCAGGCTGGAAGGGATTCGCGTGCCGGATGGCTTTTGCGTTTCGACCGAAGCCTTCAAGCGGATCCTGGGAGAAGCGCCGACGATGGGCGGATGGCTCGATCGGTTGTCGCGTCTGAAGGCGGAAGACCGGGATGGAATCCGGGAGCTCAGCGCGGAGCTCCGCACGCTCATCGAAGGGCTGGCCATCCCTGAAGACGTTCAGGAAGAGATCACCCACTTTCTTTCCAGGCTTGGCGAGCAAGCCGCCTATGCCGTCCGGTCCAGCGCGACGGCGGAGGATTTGCCGACGGCGTCCTTCGCGGGCCAACAGGACACGTACCTGAACGTCATCGGGAAGCCGGCGATCCTGGCGCACGTCAGCCGGTGCTGGGCGTCGCTCTTTACCGAGCGGGCGGTCACCTACCGCCTTCGACACGGCTTCGACCACCGCAAGGTCCACATGGCGGTGGTGGTGCAGAAGATGGTCGTCCCGCGGGCGGCCGGAACCTTGTTCACGGCCGAGCCCGTGACCTCGAACCGGAAGGTGTCATCCATCGAGGCTGTCTTTGGCCTCGGTGAGGCCTTGGTCTCCGGCCTGGTGAACGCCGATGGCTACAAGGTGCGCAACGGCCAGGTCACCGAGAAGACGGTCGCCACCAAGAAGCTGGCGACCTGGGCCCTGGCGGATGGCGGTACGCGGGAACGGGCGATCGAGCCCGAGCGGCGGAACAGCCCCGTGCTGACGGATGAGCAGATCGTGCGGCTCGAGCGCCAGGGCAGGCTGATTGAAGGGCACTTCGGTCATCCCCAGGACATCGAATGGTGCCTGGTCGACGACGCGTTCTACATCGTCCAGAGCCGGCCCATCACGACCCTGTACCCCATCCCGGAGGTGGGTGATCGAGGCAATCACGTCTTCATCTCCGTCGGCCATCAACAAATGATGACCGACCCCATGAAGCCCTTGGGGCTGTCCTTGTGGCAGTTGACCGCCGCTCGTCCCATGTATGCGGCGGGTGGGAGGTTGTTCGTCGATGTCTCGAAGGAGCTGGCTTCACCGGCCAGCCGGGGCGTCCTGTTGGATGTCCTGGGCCGATCCGATCCGCTCATCAAGGACGCCCTCATGACCCTCATCGAGCGGGGCGATTTCATCGAACCGGCGCCCGCGGCTCCACCCGCACCGGGTCCCGCGCAAGGCAAGCCAGGGATGTCGCCCGCGGGTGCCCACCCGCCTATCGACGACGATCCGGCGATCGTCGCCGATTTGATCGCGCGCAGCCAGACGTCGATCGAAGCGCTGAAGCGGAACATCCAAACGAAATCCGGAACGGAATTACTGGATTTCATCCTGGAAGACATTCAGCACTTGAGGCAGAGCTTGCTCGAACCACGGAGCTTCAGCGTGATCATGGCAGGCATGAACGCTTCGTCTTGGATCAACGAGAAGATGATGGCGTGGTTGGGCGAGAAGAACGCCGCGGACACCCTCTCTCAATCCGTGCCGAACAACATCACCTCGGAAATGGGGCTGGCGCTGCTGGACGTCGCGGACGCGATCCGGCCTCATCCGGAGGTGGTCGAGTACCTGCGAACTGCCAAGGATGAGGGCTTCTTGGAGGGTCTGGCCCGGTTGGAGGGTGGACAGGCAGCCCACGACGCCATCTCCGCTTATCTCGACAAATTCGGCATGCGATGCGTCGGGGAAATCGATGTGACGAGGACGCGTTGGCGCGAAAGACCCACGACCCTCGTCCCCTTGATCCTCGGCAACATCAAGGCCTTCGAGCCCGGGGCCAGCAGCCGGAAGTTCGAGCAGGGGCGGCAGGAGGCCTCGAAGAAGGAACAGGAACTCCTGGCGCGATTGAAGCAATTGCCGGATGGGGAGCAAAAAGCCGGAGAAGCGCAACGGATGATCAGCCGACTCCGGAACTTCATCGGCTACCGTGAGTACCCGAAATACTTCATCGTCAATCACTACTTCCTCTGCAAGCAGGCCTTGCTGAAGGAAGCCGATCGGCTCGTGCAGGCCCACGTGATCCATGAAAAGGAAGATATCTACTATCTCACCTTCCAGGAGCTTCGCGAAGTCGTGCGCACGAACCAGTTGGATGGCCAGATCGTCAGCCGGCGAAAGGACGAGCACGAACGATACCGGAAGCTGACGCCACCGCGGGTCATCACGTCCGATGGTGAAATCGTCGCGGGTGCGTACAAACGAGCCGATCTCCCCGCCGGAGCCATCGTTGGTCTACCGGTCTCCTCGGGCGTGGTGGAGGGACGAGCCCGCGTCCTCCTGGACATGGCCGACGCTGATCTCGAAGCGGGGGATATCCTGGTCACCTCCTTCACGGACCCGAGCTGGACACCCTTGTTCGTGTCCATCAAGGGCCTGGTGACCGAGGTGGGGGGACTGATGACCCATGGCGCGGTGATCGCCCGGGAATACGGCTTGCCGGCCGTCGTCGGCGTGGAGCAGGCGACCAGGCTGATCCAGGATGGGCAACGTATCCGTGTGCATGGAACGGAAGGGTACGTCGAGATCCTATCCTGGCCGGGCCAGCCCGACAGATAG
- a CDS encoding DUF6600 domain-containing protein, with translation MRPHRKPLTWLLAVSGLCGLPSVNSGCITPEAEAVSPRTSPSGMSMSGTESFIDELAPYGQWLALPGVGLVWQPSPSVVGPDFVPYATGGQWVYSDEGWTFVSQWDWGWAPFHYGRWFLSSEYGWVWVPDTDWAPAWVDWRSGDGHIGWAPLPPPGLAVEPSWTFVSERDFIQPNVYIYRLPRERAQRAYHHASPIQDRGSRSGGPWNQGPDPSRVHEATGVSVPRTTMRPPRPGEAPQPPSGQVHRGGPPRSRSQGRLAPPVPRESSPSWRSGDREPTPFASPDHAATPITEPSRPEPIQPPPVVHPPPPTVAPATPPSPAEPPKTHAATPIGAPPPPPAPPPPSAPAEPPKTHAATPVQK, from the coding sequence ATGCGCCCGCACAGGAAACCCCTCACCTGGCTACTCGCGGTGAGCGGCCTCTGCGGCCTGCCCTCCGTGAACTCCGGCTGCATCACCCCGGAGGCCGAGGCGGTCTCCCCGCGCACGAGTCCCTCGGGCATGAGCATGAGCGGCACGGAGTCCTTCATCGACGAGCTCGCGCCGTACGGGCAGTGGCTCGCCCTCCCCGGCGTGGGGCTGGTCTGGCAACCGTCCCCTTCGGTGGTGGGCCCGGACTTCGTCCCCTACGCCACGGGCGGCCAGTGGGTGTACAGCGACGAGGGCTGGACCTTCGTGTCCCAGTGGGACTGGGGCTGGGCGCCGTTCCACTACGGGCGCTGGTTCCTGTCGTCTGAATACGGCTGGGTCTGGGTGCCCGACACGGACTGGGCTCCCGCCTGGGTGGATTGGCGCTCGGGCGATGGCCACATCGGCTGGGCTCCCCTCCCGCCTCCGGGCCTCGCCGTGGAGCCCTCCTGGACCTTCGTGAGCGAGCGGGACTTCATCCAGCCCAACGTCTATATCTACCGGCTGCCGAGGGAGCGCGCGCAGAGGGCGTACCATCACGCCTCGCCGATCCAGGACCGGGGTTCCCGTTCGGGCGGCCCTTGGAACCAGGGTCCGGATCCCTCGCGAGTACATGAGGCCACGGGCGTTTCCGTCCCGCGCACGACGATGCGTCCTCCCCGCCCGGGAGAGGCACCCCAGCCGCCTTCTGGACAGGTGCACCGCGGCGGCCCGCCTCGCTCCCGGTCGCAGGGGCGCCTCGCGCCTCCCGTGCCGCGTGAGTCATCTCCCTCGTGGCGGAGCGGGGACCGCGAGCCAACGCCTTTCGCGTCTCCGGACCATGCGGCGACGCCCATCACGGAGCCCTCCCGGCCCGAGCCCATCCAGCCGCCTCCGGTGGTGCACCCTCCGCCTCCCACGGTGGCGCCGGCAACGCCTCCCTCTCCGGCGGAGCCTCCTAAAACCCATGCGGCCACTCCCATCGGGGCGCCGCCCCCTCCACCCGCGCCGCCTCCGCCTTCCGCTCCGGCGGAGCCTCCTAAAACCCATGCGGCGACGCCCGTGCAGAAGTGA
- a CDS encoding iron-containing redox enzyme family protein, with the protein MQTQTENQAETQWVAALDAEARGLVAAVDAQPDASRLLDGTLDQAGYIHYLIQTYHYARWSTPILAEAGHRLKRLGQHPELAELLIQKGEEERGHERWLLADLKNLGCPATQVEAAARSPAVDAYTGWNFFTSRAGVPASVLGTAYVLEYLSQTRAGVWAERLRAVAAIPNIHKSVTFLRNHGALDGDHVAEMARILGRLTDPEEQAAILFSARVARIVYPCIFREGGASSHPLAR; encoded by the coding sequence GTGCAAACACAGACAGAGAACCAGGCGGAGACGCAGTGGGTGGCGGCATTGGACGCGGAGGCGCGAGGGCTGGTGGCGGCGGTGGATGCGCAGCCCGATGCCAGCCGCCTCCTCGACGGCACCCTCGACCAGGCGGGCTACATCCACTATCTCATCCAGACGTATCACTACGCCCGCTGGAGCACGCCGATCCTCGCCGAGGCGGGCCACCGGCTGAAGCGGTTGGGACAGCACCCGGAGCTGGCGGAGTTGTTGATCCAGAAGGGGGAGGAGGAGCGGGGGCACGAGCGGTGGTTGCTGGCGGACCTGAAGAACCTGGGGTGCCCGGCGACGCAGGTGGAGGCGGCGGCGCGGAGCCCGGCGGTGGATGCCTACACGGGGTGGAACTTCTTCACGTCGCGCGCGGGCGTGCCGGCGTCGGTGCTGGGGACCGCGTACGTGTTGGAGTACCTGTCGCAGACGCGGGCGGGCGTGTGGGCGGAGCGGCTGCGGGCGGTGGCCGCCATTCCCAACATCCACAAGTCGGTGACGTTCCTGCGCAACCATGGAGCGCTGGACGGGGACCACGTGGCGGAGATGGCGCGCATCCTGGGACGGCTGACGGACCCGGAGGAACAGGCGGCGATCCTCTTCTCGGCCCGGGTCGCACGAATCGTCTACCCGTGCATCTTCCGTGAGGGCGGCGCCTCCAGCCACCCTCTCGCGAGGTAG
- a CDS encoding right-handed parallel beta-helix repeat-containing protein: MIDISIARGPLLFCLLMPAVASAATLTVGPGKTHATPSAAAAAARDGDVIEISAGVYRDEAIWKANRLTIRGVGAERARLDAAGLTLANRKAIWVIQGSGTTVENIEFSGASVPDKNGAGIRQEGAGLTVRNCYFHDNQNGVLAGDKADSDILIESSWFARNGAGDGQSHNMYINRVRSFTLRFSYSQGARVGHLVKSRAYRTSILYNRLTSEEGNPSYEIEFPNGGRVEVVGNLIQQGTTAENSTLVSFGAEGTTNPEQALSIINNTFVNDRTAGGTFVRIVGSPTARIINNLFIGVGTRISGTATQTSNLDTDKSGFVNPASFDYHLKAGSPAINAGTDPGTDGTQSLAPQFQYVHPLGGEPRQRLDGAWEVGAFEYGTLPSP; this comes from the coding sequence ATGATCGACATCTCGATTGCCCGAGGCCCCCTTCTCTTCTGTCTGCTGATGCCCGCCGTCGCGAGCGCCGCCACGCTCACGGTCGGACCGGGGAAGACCCATGCCACGCCGAGCGCCGCGGCCGCCGCCGCCCGTGATGGAGACGTCATCGAGATCTCCGCGGGCGTCTATCGGGACGAGGCCATCTGGAAGGCCAATCGACTGACGATTCGCGGCGTGGGAGCGGAGCGGGCGCGTCTCGACGCGGCGGGTCTCACGCTCGCCAACCGCAAGGCCATCTGGGTCATCCAGGGCAGCGGCACGACGGTGGAGAACATCGAGTTCTCCGGAGCGAGCGTTCCCGACAAGAACGGGGCGGGCATCCGGCAGGAGGGCGCGGGCCTCACGGTGCGCAACTGTTACTTCCATGACAACCAGAACGGGGTGCTCGCGGGCGACAAGGCCGACAGTGACATCCTCATCGAGTCCTCGTGGTTCGCGCGCAACGGCGCGGGCGATGGCCAGTCGCACAACATGTACATCAACCGGGTGCGCAGCTTCACGTTGCGCTTCAGCTACTCACAAGGGGCGCGGGTCGGGCACCTGGTGAAGAGCCGGGCGTACAGAACCTCCATCCTGTACAACCGGCTGACCAGCGAGGAGGGCAATCCCAGCTACGAAATCGAGTTCCCCAACGGCGGACGGGTGGAGGTGGTGGGCAACCTGATTCAACAGGGGACGACGGCGGAGAACTCGACCCTCGTGTCGTTCGGAGCCGAGGGGACGACCAACCCCGAGCAAGCGCTGTCCATCATCAACAACACCTTCGTGAATGACCGCACGGCGGGAGGAACCTTCGTGCGTATCGTCGGCTCTCCGACGGCACGGATCATCAACAACCTGTTCATCGGCGTGGGCACGCGCATCAGCGGCACGGCGACGCAGACGTCCAATCTGGACACGGACAAGTCGGGCTTCGTGAACCCGGCGAGCTTCGATTACCACTTGAAGGCGGGCTCCCCCGCCATCAACGCGGGGACGGACCCGGGGACGGACGGAACGCAGTCCCTGGCGCCCCAGTTCCAATACGTCCACCCCCTGGGCGGTGAACCGCGCCAGCGCCTGGACGGGGCATGGGAGGTGGGTGCGTTCGAGTACGGCACGCTTCCCTCCCCTTGA
- a CDS encoding N-acyl amino acid synthase FeeM domain-containing protein, producing MTYVHWRWRVATTQRELDDVARIRWAVFGGEMGLLSEQSAVSRREMTCIDTLDTTVQLLVHAGAEPVATMRVALPNAEVAASLGGAVGLEMAQRVDLSGLIRPGRVFAEPSRFCVLPKWRRTEAVTWLQAAMYAESLRRGVTHWIASANLETDSPEDALLSWRVAASRGWLSPHWRVDVPDPWQAPVHPRNPFYTPEERARAEQGLLDGLRVPRSPSLFARTMGARFIAEPLYDAYFQWFTLPLVMALDEIPADSLARFHALENGVSPAS from the coding sequence ATGACGTACGTTCACTGGCGCTGGCGTGTCGCCACCACCCAGCGGGAGCTCGATGACGTGGCTCGCATCCGCTGGGCTGTCTTTGGCGGAGAGATGGGACTGCTGTCCGAGCAGTCGGCGGTGTCGAGGCGGGAGATGACCTGCATCGACACGCTCGACACCACGGTGCAACTGCTCGTCCATGCCGGCGCCGAGCCGGTGGCGACCATGAGGGTGGCGCTGCCCAACGCGGAGGTGGCGGCGAGCCTGGGCGGGGCGGTGGGGCTCGAGATGGCGCAGCGGGTGGACCTCTCGGGGTTGATCCGTCCGGGGAGGGTGTTCGCGGAGCCCTCGCGCTTCTGCGTGCTGCCGAAGTGGCGGCGCACGGAGGCCGTCACGTGGCTGCAGGCGGCCATGTACGCGGAGAGCCTGCGGCGCGGGGTGACACACTGGATCGCGTCCGCGAACCTGGAGACGGACTCGCCCGAGGACGCGCTGCTGTCGTGGCGGGTGGCGGCCAGCCGGGGATGGTTGAGCCCGCACTGGCGGGTGGACGTGCCCGACCCGTGGCAGGCCCCGGTGCATCCCCGCAACCCCTTCTACACGCCGGAGGAGCGGGCGAGGGCGGAGCAGGGGCTGCTGGACGGGCTGCGGGTGCCCAGGTCGCCCTCGCTCTTCGCCAGGACGATGGGGGCGCGCTTCATCGCGGAGCCGCTCTACGACGCGTACTTCCAGTGGTTCACGCTGCCGCTCGTCATGGCGCTGGATGAGATCCCGGCGGACAGCCTGGCGCGCTTCCACGCGCTGGAGAACGGCGTGAGCCCCGCTTCCTAG
- a CDS encoding helix-turn-helix transcriptional regulator, translating into MKLNADKLMLRETALAALNSSLSLPQALEAVRPHLLELAQADAMALCLMDVTHSLHFKWLVPGHRIPILEEYAGLIDHDFLRAPIFARPQTVIRSSELLSRKEYERTLIYQRSRELEPRFEHIMAVLLPIRPGSFGAFALYRHRPRAYSSQNAAVLASFTAHLMNSIRNCGHVQDITIGTNLLEELYRRPDTAFLVVEPPHHEVLRSPHAAVLLERWFTPSDLHSSGLPLPLKERLDALVDMAPDARLDKNVWVSLHADGYRTVRFIELPAPDGPRKWALLMHEIPISIPLPAEMKRKLTPREVTIATCLLRNWTNEQIAIELDLSFLTVKTHVRNLLAKLGIDSRADLLYQAARLNKPV; encoded by the coding sequence ATGAAACTCAATGCCGATAAACTCATGCTCAGGGAGACGGCCCTCGCGGCCCTCAACAGCTCGCTGTCCCTCCCCCAGGCGCTCGAAGCCGTTCGCCCGCACCTCCTCGAGCTCGCGCAGGCCGACGCCATGGCCCTGTGCCTCATGGACGTCACGCATTCGCTCCACTTCAAATGGCTCGTCCCGGGCCATCGCATCCCCATCCTCGAGGAGTATGCCGGCCTGATCGACCACGATTTCCTCCGGGCGCCCATCTTCGCCCGGCCCCAGACGGTCATCCGCAGTTCGGAGCTTCTCTCCCGCAAGGAGTATGAACGAACCCTCATCTACCAACGCAGCCGGGAGCTGGAGCCGCGCTTCGAGCACATCATGGCCGTCCTCCTTCCCATCCGCCCCGGCTCCTTCGGCGCCTTCGCGCTCTACCGACACCGACCACGCGCCTACTCCTCCCAGAACGCCGCCGTCCTCGCCAGCTTCACCGCGCACCTGATGAACTCCATCCGCAACTGCGGCCACGTCCAGGACATCACCATCGGCACGAATCTCCTCGAAGAGCTCTACCGTCGCCCGGATACCGCCTTCCTCGTCGTGGAGCCTCCCCACCACGAGGTGCTGCGCTCTCCTCACGCCGCCGTCCTCCTGGAGAGGTGGTTCACCCCTTCCGACCTCCACTCCTCCGGCCTCCCCCTCCCACTCAAGGAGCGGCTGGACGCCCTGGTTGACATGGCCCCAGATGCGCGGCTCGACAAGAACGTCTGGGTCTCCCTCCACGCCGATGGCTATCGCACGGTCCGGTTCATCGAACTGCCCGCCCCCGATGGCCCCCGGAAATGGGCCCTCCTGATGCACGAAATTCCCATCTCCATCCCGCTCCCCGCGGAGATGAAGCGCAAGCTCACCCCCCGCGAGGTCACCATCGCGACGTGCCTGCTCCGCAACTGGACCAACGAGCAGATCGCCATTGAGCTCGATCTGTCCTTTCTCACGGTGAAGACCCACGTGCGAAACCTCCTCGCCAAGCTGGGCATCGACAGCCGCGCGGACCTTCTCTACCAGGCCGCCCGTCTCAACAAGCCTGTCTGA